Part of the Sphingobacterium sp. LZ7M1 genome, ATGTAGACTGAAGATTAATTTTTCTCCTGAATACTGGCTTCGAGGTCGCTGAGCTTTTTCTTCGGCTTCTTGACGGTGTCATCTTGTCCGGCAAGCTTGTTCCAGATATTTCTAGACTCCTTGGTCAATAAGGGTGAAATAATGGAAAGGATCAGGACATAGACAACCACAAAGGATTGGATAACGGGCAGGAGTTTACCTGCTTTACCAATGTTGGCCATGATAATGGAAAATTCTCCCCTCGCAGATAGGGTAAAGCCGATGTCTACTGAGTTTTTGGGTTTCAATCCCGAGAAGCGGCTAGCAAAATATCCAGAAGCCACGTTGCCTACTATGGTAATGGCAGCGGCAAATGTTGCCCAGCCTACGGCACCTCCAAGGCTGTACATATCAATGGAAAGACCAAAGCTAAAGAAGAACATGGCGCCAAAGAAGTCTTTGAACGGCAAGACCATTCCTTCGATTTTCTTGAGGTATTTGGAGTCTGCAAAAACCAATCCTGCCATCAAGGCTCCGATGGCTTCTGCCACATGTATGGTTTCAGAGAAGCCAGCAATGACAAACAGCAAGCTGAATATGATCAGGATAAATAACTCCGAGGATTTCTCCTGAAGGAGCTTGTCAATGAATGGGACAAGTTTCCTGCCTAGGATCAGGAAGGACAGGATAAAACCTAAGGCCAATAGGGAAGTCCCAGCAACGGTCCAGAATGATCCGCCACCCGTTAGGATCAACCCTGAGAGGAAGGAAATATGCATGGCGATAAATAGGTCATCAAACATGATCATCCCCATGATTACCTCGGTTTCAGGATTAGCCGTCCGTTTCAGGTCTGTCAGTACCTTGGCAACAATGGCCGTAGAGGAACTGGTCATGATACCACATAGGACCATCATTTCCTTGAAAGGAAGGTTCATCATCCATCCCACCAAGAGGCCAGAAAAAAAGTTGAGGACAACATAGATGCTACCACCTGCAACAATGGATTTTCCAGATTTGATTAGCCTACCGACCGAAAACTCGAGCCCTAAATAGAATAAGAGAAATAACACACCCAAGCGCCCCATAAAGTCTATGAACGGTTTACTTTCGGTAAAGGTCAAAAAGGACCAAACCGAGTCGACAGCTGAGGTTAAGTTCTCGTTGTTGACATTCGCCAAGAAGTCTGCTACGAATTTTGGATAAGATTGATTGCCCAGTACCATTCCGATCACAATAAAAAAGGGGATCACCGAAAATTTTAGTCTATTGGCAAGAAGGCCAACTGAAGCTACCAATAATACTGCGATTCCTATTTCTATGATGAGGTTACTGTGCATATAATTCTTATAGTAATATTTCCTTTAAAAGTTTGATGTTCTTCTGCTTTCCGGCGATTACCAGGGTGGTTCCCGGAGTAATGACATAGTCGGGTCCTGGGTTAATGACTGTTTCCTCTTCGCGGATAGCGGCGATAATGGAAGCTCCGGTGCGTTGCCTTACTTCCAATTGTCCGATACTCTTGTTGACCCCGTCATTAGACTCGCCAACCTTATACCATTCAATGCGAAGGTCGTCCAATGCCACCTCAATGGTTTCCAATGCCTTGGGTTTATAGGATAGCCCTCCTAAGATTCCGGCAACCTGACGAGACTCTTCATCCGACAATGTCATCACACAGTGGGTTTCGTTATCTTCATCCTCATGGCGGTATAACTCTCTCCGTCCGTCATCGTGGATGACAACCACCATATTGTCTCCAGCATCAGTTTCAATTTGGTATTTCTTACCGATACCAATTAGGTCACTTTCTCTAACTATCGACATGATTTCCTTTTATTTAATTAAAAATTAGATAAATTATTTTTCGTTATCCTCAAATATATCGATTATGAATGGATTATTCGGCATTTACAATCTTATAACTGCCGTCTGGCTTCTGTTCAGGCCGTCCTACCGCGATATTTTTTGAATGGTAAAATAAAAATACCCATCCCTCAGGAGCACCTGCAGCCCAATATTCTGCCCTCAGGTCTCGTGCTTTTCGGCCATCAAAATCGTACTTGGCGATAAAACTCCTGAAGATTTCCTCAGGTTCCGGTAATTCATCTCCACCAAAGAAAAAATGTTCACCTTCGGTCTCCACATGGAATACCTGATGGAACTCGCTGTGACCGCCTGAAAGTTCATAGCGGATCTCTGGAGTCAATTGTCCGTCGCCATCCACAAACAGGATATTCCCGCTTCTTTGCAGTACATCAAAAACCTCAGTACGGTAGGAAGGGGATTCGGAACTGTAAGCTGCTTCCCATTCTTGTTCCTGGATGACATATTCAGCATTTGGGAATGCCAAACGCTTCACGCCATCCTTGATGTCCACCATGCCGCTTGCATGGTCTTTATGAAGATGAGACATCAGTACATACCGCACATCATCTATTGAAAATCCTAGTTTTTTGATATTCTCGTGGATGACCAACTCGTCGTTTTCATTGCGTAATCCTAGGCCGGTATCAAGGACGATAAGGCCGTCTTTTGTCTCAATTAAAAAGGGGTGGACATGAATGAACAACGATCCTGGTCTATCTTTTGGATCATCTTTTTTTGGGTCGAAGGGGATAAATTGCTTGCTTATATCTACAGAGTAGGAACCTTCAAATAGTGAATGCGCTCGAGCCATTTGTATTTGTTTGTTATCTTGACAGTTATGTGTGCATATCATTTTACATCGGGCTCCTCATTAGGTAAGTCCCCTGATATAATGTATCTTTACACGTTTATTAGAAGGCAAAG contains:
- a CDS encoding cation:proton antiporter codes for the protein MHSNLIIEIGIAVLLVASVGLLANRLKFSVIPFFIVIGMVLGNQSYPKFVADFLANVNNENLTSAVDSVWSFLTFTESKPFIDFMGRLGVLFLLFYLGLEFSVGRLIKSGKSIVAGGSIYVVLNFFSGLLVGWMMNLPFKEMMVLCGIMTSSSTAIVAKVLTDLKRTANPETEVIMGMIMFDDLFIAMHISFLSGLILTGGGSFWTVAGTSLLALGFILSFLILGRKLVPFIDKLLQEKSSELFILIIFSLLFVIAGFSETIHVAEAIGALMAGLVFADSKYLKKIEGMVLPFKDFFGAMFFFSFGLSIDMYSLGGAVGWATFAAAITIVGNVASGYFASRFSGLKPKNSVDIGFTLSARGEFSIIMANIGKAGKLLPVIQSFVVVYVLILSIISPLLTKESRNIWNKLAGQDDTVKKPKKKLSDLEASIQEKN
- a CDS encoding cation:proton antiporter regulatory subunit encodes the protein MSIVRESDLIGIGKKYQIETDAGDNMVVVIHDDGRRELYRHEDEDNETHCVMTLSDEESRQVAGILGGLSYKPKALETIEVALDDLRIEWYKVGESNDGVNKSIGQLEVRQRTGASIIAAIREEETVINPGPDYVITPGTTLVIAGKQKNIKLLKEILL
- a CDS encoding MBL fold metallo-hydrolase, which codes for MARAHSLFEGSYSVDISKQFIPFDPKKDDPKDRPGSLFIHVHPFLIETKDGLIVLDTGLGLRNENDELVIHENIKKLGFSIDDVRYVLMSHLHKDHASGMVDIKDGVKRLAFPNAEYVIQEQEWEAAYSSESPSYRTEVFDVLQRSGNILFVDGDGQLTPEIRYELSGGHSEFHQVFHVETEGEHFFFGGDELPEPEEIFRSFIAKYDFDGRKARDLRAEYWAAGAPEGWVFLFYHSKNIAVGRPEQKPDGSYKIVNAE